In the genome of Polaribacter sp. MED152, one region contains:
- a CDS encoding SDR family NAD(P)-dependent oxidoreductase yields the protein MHSKDQFNLSGKVAVITGSSKGIGKAIAKGLAEQGAQVVISSRNQEACDEVAKEFKEQGLDTIGIACHIGKEDQRKNLVDKTIESFGRIDILVNNAAINPVFGPIEEVSPEIFDKIMDVNVKAPWSLSNLVLPHFQTNKNGSIINIASVEALTPGLGLGIYSTSKAAILMLTKNQAKEWGKYGVKANAICPGLIKTKFSAALWQNEKILSKVEKALPSSRMGMPEEMVGLACLLASDAGNYMTGGVYTADGGYMIAG from the coding sequence ATGCATAGTAAAGATCAATTTAATTTATCAGGAAAAGTTGCTGTTATTACAGGTTCAAGTAAAGGTATAGGTAAAGCTATTGCTAAAGGTTTAGCAGAACAAGGAGCACAAGTTGTTATTTCTAGCAGAAACCAAGAAGCTTGTGACGAAGTTGCAAAAGAATTTAAAGAACAAGGTTTAGATACCATCGGTATTGCTTGTCATATAGGAAAAGAAGACCAACGAAAAAATTTGGTTGATAAGACAATCGAGTCTTTTGGTAGAATAGATATTTTGGTAAATAATGCAGCTATTAATCCTGTTTTTGGGCCAATTGAAGAGGTTTCTCCAGAAATTTTTGATAAAATTATGGATGTCAATGTAAAAGCTCCTTGGTCTTTGTCAAATTTAGTGTTACCACATTTTCAGACCAATAAAAACGGCAGTATAATTAATATAGCATCAGTAGAAGCTTTAACTCCAGGTTTAGGTTTAGGTATTTACAGTACAAGTAAAGCTGCTATTTTAATGCTCACAAAAAATCAGGCTAAAGAATGGGGTAAGTATGGTGTAAAAGCAAATGCCATTTGTCCTGGTTTAATTAAAACAAAGTTTAGTGCTGCCTTATGGCAAAATGAAAAAATACTAAGTAAAGTAGAAAAAGCTTTACCATCATCAAGAATGGGAATGCCAGAAGAAATGGTAGGTTTGGCATGTTTACTAGCTTCAGATGCAGGTAATTATATGACTGGAGGCGTTTATACTGCAGATGGTGGTTATATGATTGCAGGTTAA
- a CDS encoding LemA family protein, which translates to MKKWLIPVIIIGVIAFAIYSWAKGFNNEAVVLQEDAKTTWSNVESAYQRRNDLIGNLVKTVQGAADFEKSTLTEVINARAKATSTTIDAGNLTAENMAQFQQAQAGLSGALSKLLVSVERYPDLKANTNFLELQSQLEGTENRINVARDRFNEGVNKYNKHIKIFPNSLLAGMFNFEEMDRYKANPGSENAPDVNFDFNKAA; encoded by the coding sequence ATGAAAAAATGGTTAATTCCGGTTATAATTATAGGAGTAATAGCATTCGCAATATATAGTTGGGCAAAAGGTTTTAATAACGAAGCTGTAGTTTTACAAGAAGATGCTAAAACCACTTGGTCTAATGTAGAAAGTGCCTACCAAAGAAGAAATGATTTAATTGGTAATTTGGTAAAAACAGTACAAGGAGCTGCAGATTTTGAAAAAAGTACCTTAACAGAAGTTATTAATGCAAGAGCAAAAGCAACATCTACAACTATAGATGCAGGTAATTTAACTGCAGAAAATATGGCACAATTTCAGCAAGCACAAGCAGGTTTAAGTGGTGCTTTATCTAAACTATTAGTATCTGTAGAACGTTATCCAGATTTAAAAGCAAACACAAACTTTTTAGAATTACAGAGCCAATTAGAAGGCACAGAAAATAGAATTAATGTAGCAAGAGATCGTTTTAATGAAGGTGTAAATAAGTACAACAAGCACATCAAAATTTTTCCAAACTCTTTGTTAGCAGGTATGTTTAATTTTGAAGAAATGGATAGATATAAAGCAAATCCAGGTTCTGAAAATGCACCAGATGTTAACTTCGATTTTAATAAAGCAGCCTAA
- a CDS encoding TPM domain-containing protein: MSKVEAFLTKDEEQEIIAAIRTAETNTSGEIRVHMEATSTKDHFDRTLEVFHMLKMNNTKDENAVLIYVAVKDKKFVIYGDKGINNVVPSDFWNATKDVMQNHFKNNNFKQGLVEGILKAGEELKEHFPWQIDDENELSNEISKG, encoded by the coding sequence ATGTCTAAAGTAGAAGCATTTTTAACAAAAGACGAAGAGCAAGAAATTATTGCGGCTATTAGAACAGCAGAAACCAATACTTCTGGAGAAATTCGTGTTCATATGGAAGCCACATCAACCAAAGATCATTTTGATAGAACTTTGGAGGTATTCCACATGTTAAAAATGAACAATACAAAAGATGAAAATGCAGTTTTAATCTATGTTGCAGTAAAAGATAAAAAGTTTGTTATTTATGGTGATAAAGGTATAAACAATGTTGTGCCATCAGATTTTTGGAATGCTACAAAAGATGTTATGCAAAATCATTTTAAAAATAACAATTTTAAGCAAGGTTTGGTAGAAGGTATTTTAAAAGCAGGTGAAGAGCTAAAAGAACATTTTCCTTGGCAGATAGATGATGAGAACGAACTTTCTAATGAGATTTCTAAAGGATGA
- a CDS encoding acyl-CoA dehydrogenase family protein, which yields MNFEYSKKSIELQEKLNTFIDAHIVPIEKEFLAFQSDANNMWKRFPKTEMLKQKAKDAGLWNLFLPKDYGELSPGLTNLEYAPLAEIMGKKIWISEIFNCSAPDTGNMEVLAKYGSEFQKKKWLTPLMNGDIRSAFLMTEPQVASSDATNIETSIILEGDEYVINGRKWWSSGAMDPHCEVAIVMGKTNPEAHRHQQQSMVLVPMNIPGLKIVRPLSVLGFYDSPEGHAEIILNDVRVPKENLILGEGRGFEIAQGRLGPGRIHHCMRLVGMAQYALEMMSKRTLERETFGKKFYDYSSIRHEIAKSACEIEQARLLTLSAADKMDKVGNKHAKDIIAMIKIVAPNMAQKIIDRAIQILGGKGVGPDTYLAHYYAIARMLRLADGPDEVHMYQLGKSCIKKFGNS from the coding sequence ATGAATTTCGAATACTCAAAGAAATCAATAGAATTACAAGAAAAACTAAACACTTTTATTGATGCCCATATTGTACCAATAGAAAAGGAATTCTTGGCTTTTCAAAGTGATGCGAATAACATGTGGAAACGTTTTCCAAAAACGGAAATGTTAAAGCAAAAAGCAAAAGATGCTGGTTTATGGAACTTATTTTTACCTAAAGATTATGGAGAATTAAGTCCAGGTTTAACCAATTTAGAATATGCACCATTAGCAGAAATTATGGGAAAAAAAATCTGGATTTCAGAGATTTTTAACTGCTCTGCCCCAGATACTGGAAACATGGAGGTTTTGGCGAAATATGGAAGTGAATTTCAGAAAAAGAAATGGCTTACTCCTTTAATGAACGGAGATATTCGTTCTGCTTTTTTAATGACAGAACCTCAAGTTGCATCTTCAGACGCTACAAATATTGAAACTTCAATAATACTAGAAGGAGATGAATATGTTATAAATGGCCGTAAATGGTGGTCTTCTGGAGCAATGGATCCACACTGTGAAGTAGCTATTGTAATGGGTAAAACAAACCCTGAAGCACATAGACATCAGCAACAAAGTATGGTGTTGGTTCCTATGAATATACCAGGTTTAAAAATAGTAAGGCCACTATCTGTACTAGGTTTTTATGACTCACCTGAAGGACATGCAGAAATAATATTAAACGATGTTCGTGTACCTAAAGAAAACCTAATTTTAGGTGAAGGTAGAGGTTTCGAAATAGCACAAGGACGTTTAGGTCCTGGTAGAATTCATCATTGTATGAGATTGGTTGGCATGGCCCAATATGCTTTAGAAATGATGTCTAAAAGAACTTTAGAAAGAGAAACTTTTGGTAAAAAGTTTTATGATTATAGTAGTATTCGTCATGAAATTGCAAAATCTGCTTGCGAAATAGAACAAGCACGCTTGTTAACCCTATCTGCTGCAGATAAGATGGATAAGGTTGGTAACAAACATGCAAAAGATATAATTGCTATGATTAAAATTGTAGCACCAAACATGGCTCAAAAAATAATAGATAGAGCTATTCAAATTTTAGGAGGAAAAGGTGTTGGCCCAGATACGTATTTGGCACATTATTATGCAATTGCAAGAATGTTACGTTTAGCAGATGGTCCAGATGAAGTTCATATGTATCAATTAGGTAAAAGTTGCATCAAAAAATTTGGGAATTCATGA
- a CDS encoding phosphotransferase family protein, with product MSNQKVRKGEELPELPLKKYLKEINLIDDIQSDLNVVQFTHGYSNLTYLLQIEGKEFVLRKPPKGAIKRGHDMGREFKVQKAIASQFSKVPKMYGFSNDEAILGSDFYIMEKVEGIILNYKEAQKRKISAKDYQIIANSWLDTLISLHNVDYNAVGLTGLGKPEGYVERQVTNWGKQYLKAKTDEYPEAEMVMDWMQKNQPKTYNYCLIHNDFKYDNVVFKDDSWQEISAVLDWEMATLGDPFMDLGTSLGYWTVATDHEFVKQGIPSPTIFEGNPIRSEIAQQYIQKSGRTTESLVFYYVFGLFKIAVIAQQIYYRYSKGWTTDPRFANLNKAAELCCKLALKAIKTKSID from the coding sequence ATGAGCAATCAAAAAGTAAGAAAAGGAGAAGAATTACCAGAACTACCTTTAAAAAAGTATTTGAAAGAAATTAATTTAATTGATGATATTCAAAGCGATTTAAACGTAGTGCAATTTACACATGGCTATTCTAATTTAACTTATCTATTACAAATTGAAGGTAAAGAATTTGTACTTAGAAAGCCACCCAAAGGTGCCATAAAAAGAGGGCATGATATGGGGCGTGAATTTAAGGTTCAAAAGGCCATAGCCTCTCAATTTTCTAAAGTTCCAAAAATGTATGGATTTTCTAATGACGAAGCCATTTTAGGAAGTGACTTTTATATTATGGAAAAAGTAGAAGGCATCATTTTAAATTACAAGGAAGCTCAAAAGAGAAAAATTTCAGCAAAAGATTATCAAATAATTGCGAATTCTTGGTTAGATACCTTGATATCATTACATAATGTAGATTACAATGCAGTTGGTTTAACTGGTTTAGGAAAGCCAGAAGGCTATGTTGAAAGACAAGTTACAAATTGGGGCAAACAGTACTTAAAAGCCAAAACAGATGAATATCCAGAAGCGGAAATGGTAATGGATTGGATGCAGAAAAATCAACCTAAAACATATAATTATTGTTTAATTCACAACGATTTTAAATACGATAATGTTGTTTTTAAAGATGATTCATGGCAAGAAATTTCTGCAGTTTTAGATTGGGAAATGGCTACCTTAGGAGATCCATTTATGGATCTTGGAACTTCATTAGGATATTGGACTGTAGCTACAGATCATGAATTTGTGAAACAAGGCATCCCATCTCCAACTATTTTTGAAGGTAATCCTATAAGAAGTGAAATTGCACAACAATATATTCAAAAGTCAGGAAGAACAACAGAAAGCTTAGTATTCTATTATGTTTTTGGTCTGTTCAAAATTGCTGTGATTGCACAACAAATTTATTATCGATATTCTAAAGGTTGGACAACAGATCCTCGATTTGCAAACCTAAACAAGGCAGCAGAACTATGTTGTAAACTGGCTTTAAAAGCAATTAAAACTAAATCAATAGACTAA
- a CDS encoding YgcG family protein, translated as MILNKQFLASSKLVGLSKKGFIFIAIVFSLQTFAQGFQIPEKPKFQTSVYDYVNLLSQSQKSNLENKLVRYSDTTSTQIVVAIINSTEGENINYLAANWGEEWGIGDAEKDNGVIILLAKNDRKIAIQVGRGVEYLLTDFQSKRIIERVIIPEFRKGDFYGGLDKGSDYIFKTLQGEFKGTRIQEEKGFDPGIVFFILLIVIFFIIISRGNKNNRGGGRRFRRGSLADTIFDTIILSNAGRGGGSFGGGFGGSSSGGGSFGGGGFGGGFGGGSFGGGGASGGW; from the coding sequence ATGATATTGAATAAGCAGTTTTTAGCAAGCAGTAAGTTAGTAGGTTTAAGTAAAAAGGGGTTCATATTTATAGCGATAGTTTTTTCCTTACAAACCTTTGCTCAAGGATTTCAAATTCCAGAAAAACCAAAGTTTCAAACTAGTGTTTACGATTATGTAAACCTTTTATCGCAGTCGCAAAAATCAAATTTAGAGAATAAATTAGTTCGCTATTCAGACACTACATCAACCCAAATTGTTGTGGCCATTATAAATTCTACAGAAGGTGAGAATATTAATTATTTGGCTGCAAATTGGGGCGAAGAATGGGGAATTGGAGATGCAGAAAAAGACAATGGAGTTATAATTTTATTGGCTAAAAATGATCGAAAAATCGCTATCCAAGTTGGTAGAGGAGTAGAATATTTATTAACCGATTTTCAATCAAAAAGAATCATAGAAAGAGTAATAATTCCTGAATTTAGAAAAGGAGATTTCTATGGAGGTTTAGATAAAGGCTCAGATTACATATTTAAAACGCTGCAAGGTGAGTTTAAAGGCACTAGAATACAAGAAGAGAAAGGGTTTGACCCTGGAATTGTATTTTTTATTCTTCTTATTGTTATATTTTTCATCATAATTTCTAGAGGAAATAAAAACAACAGAGGAGGAGGAAGACGTTTTAGACGAGGTTCTCTAGCAGACACTATTTTCGATACAATCATTTTAAGCAACGCTGGTAGAGGTGGAGGAAGCTTTGGTGGTGGTTTTGGAGGTAGCTCATCAGGAGGTGGTTCTTTTGGTGGAGGTGGTTTTGGTGGCGGATTTGGAGGAGGCTCTTTTGGTGGAGGAGGCGCTTCTGGAGGCTGGTAA
- a CDS encoding SDR family NAD(P)-dependent oxidoreductase, which produces MEVKNKIVIVTGAGSGIGKATAVHFANHGATVVVSDINLESAEKVVQEIVTNRGKAIPIKANVAVFDEFERLIHETVAKFGQLDVLVNNAGIGPHLLRTHESLVKDWDRVIAVNQTGVFYGMKLALHQFLEQGFGNIVNIASLAGLKASPNNISYSASKFAVVGMTKSAAMEYATKNIRINAVCPGYTESALLTQLINAKPEMDAILKSVIPMKRYGKAEEIADAVVWLASDNTKFITGQTITLDGGTSL; this is translated from the coding sequence ATGGAAGTAAAAAATAAAATTGTAATTGTTACAGGAGCAGGTTCAGGCATTGGTAAAGCAACAGCAGTGCATTTTGCAAACCATGGAGCAACAGTAGTAGTATCAGACATTAATTTAGAGAGTGCAGAAAAAGTTGTGCAAGAAATTGTAACAAATAGAGGAAAAGCGATACCTATAAAAGCAAACGTTGCTGTTTTTGATGAGTTTGAAAGGTTAATACATGAAACAGTTGCCAAATTTGGACAGTTAGATGTTTTAGTGAATAATGCAGGTATTGGTCCACATTTATTAAGAACTCATGAATCTTTAGTAAAAGATTGGGATAGAGTTATTGCCGTAAACCAAACAGGTGTTTTTTATGGAATGAAGCTTGCTTTGCACCAGTTTTTAGAACAAGGATTTGGAAATATTGTAAATATAGCTTCTTTAGCTGGTTTAAAGGCATCACCTAATAATATTAGTTATAGTGCCAGTAAATTTGCAGTGGTTGGTATGACAAAGTCTGCAGCTATGGAATATGCCACTAAGAACATTAGAATAAATGCAGTTTGTCCTGGGTATACAGAGTCTGCTTTGTTAACACAACTTATCAATGCAAAGCCAGAAATGGATGCAATTTTAAAAAGTGTAATACCTATGAAACGTTATGGTAAAGCAGAAGAGATAGCAGATGCAGTTGTGTGGTTGGCTTCAGATAACACAAAATTTATTACTGGGCAAACCATAACATTAGATGGAGGAACTTCTTTGTAA
- a CDS encoding M23 family metallopeptidase: protein MAKVKYYYDEDTLSYRKIAVKKSDYYRKILFSFLGVILIAFIGFIGFSQIITSPSERAQKRELENLKFHYELINKRLEESASILSQLQERDNNIYRSYFEANPIPEEQRKAGFGGVNRYKNLDGFENSELIKNLTKEVDILSKQMVVQSKSLDEIVALAKEKEEMLASIPAILPVKKGDFYVASGYKMRMHPILKINKFHKGMDFTAPKGTPVYASGNGKIYRAQRSSTFGKVIYIDHGYGYKTIYAHLSKMVVKRGETIKRGDLIGYVGNTGLSVAPHLHYEVHKNDVALNPINFYYGDLTLEEFANLQQTSEESQSYD from the coding sequence ATGGCAAAAGTAAAATATTATTATGATGAGGATACGCTTTCTTACAGAAAAATTGCTGTAAAGAAGAGCGATTATTATCGTAAAATATTATTTAGCTTTTTAGGTGTGATTCTTATTGCGTTCATTGGTTTTATTGGCTTTAGTCAAATAATTACTTCTCCTTCAGAACGTGCTCAAAAAAGAGAATTAGAAAACTTAAAGTTTCATTACGAGTTAATTAATAAGAGATTAGAAGAAAGTGCTTCTATATTATCTCAGCTTCAAGAACGAGATAATAATATTTATAGAAGTTATTTTGAGGCAAACCCAATACCTGAAGAACAAAGAAAAGCAGGTTTTGGTGGTGTAAATCGATATAAAAACTTAGACGGATTTGAAAATTCTGAACTAATTAAAAATCTAACTAAAGAAGTTGATATCTTATCTAAACAAATGGTGGTGCAATCTAAATCTTTAGATGAAATAGTTGCATTAGCAAAAGAAAAGGAAGAAATGTTGGCTTCAATACCAGCTATTTTACCTGTTAAAAAAGGTGATTTTTATGTGGCTTCTGGGTATAAAATGAGAATGCATCCTATTTTAAAAATCAATAAGTTTCATAAAGGAATGGATTTTACAGCTCCAAAAGGCACACCTGTTTACGCCTCAGGAAATGGAAAAATCTATAGAGCCCAAAGAAGCTCTACATTTGGTAAAGTAATTTACATAGATCATGGTTATGGTTATAAAACCATTTATGCTCACTTAAGCAAAATGGTAGTAAAAAGAGGAGAAACTATAAAAAGAGGAGACTTAATTGGTTATGTTGGTAACACAGGTTTATCTGTAGCTCCACACTTGCATTATGAGGTTCATAAAAATGATGTGGCTTTAAATCCGATAAACTTTTATTATGGAGATTTAACCTTAGAAGAGTTTGCAAACTTGCAGCAAACCTCAGAAGAAAGTCAATCTTACGATTAA
- a CDS encoding acyl-CoA dehydrogenase: MSKKYVDLETLKYILYDIHKLEDLLSRERFQEHDMESLNLFIDSVKDFSDREMYPYFQEMDANPAYHKDGTVIVHEQVQEVMHQSGEMGIISACFDYDDGGLQMPISAFQAAVYIMDAANNHLPGYPSLTLGAAELIIEFGSQVLKDKYVPNMLAGVWGGTMCLTEPQAGSSLSDVVTKATPTNDGYYKITGQKIFISGGDYNGAENIVHLVLARIEGAPKGTKGISLFVVPKNRLKEDGTLEYNDVMTVADFQKMGQKGYCTTHLGFGDSDDCRGWLVGQEHKGLAQMFLMMNGARIAVGRGAAAIAMAAYRTSLQYANERPQGRKLSADGKKNPTEKQSLIIEHPDVRRMLLLQKSIVEGSLSLVLLASKYQDILTTATSKEEKEKYHLLLEMIIPIVKTYPSEAGAESVDNGLQVLGGYGFCTDFTLQQYYRDIRISALYEGTTGIQSQDLLGRKVPMQNGKGLELLSAEIVKTIIAASNDEDLKVYAKILGDKLELSQKILGHLMPFAMKGNYERYLADANLFMEYMSIVVLSWLWLEMAVDAKKSLSNNDKKYTETFYESKIHTMKFYFKYELPKTNSLAESLMNNEVITIKNEKEYII; this comes from the coding sequence ATGTCAAAAAAGTATGTAGATTTAGAAACATTGAAATACATACTTTATGATATTCACAAATTAGAAGATTTACTTTCAAGAGAAAGATTCCAAGAACATGATATGGAATCTTTAAATCTATTTATAGATTCTGTAAAAGACTTTTCTGATAGAGAAATGTATCCTTACTTTCAAGAGATGGATGCAAATCCTGCATATCATAAAGATGGAACTGTTATTGTTCACGAACAAGTTCAAGAAGTAATGCATCAATCAGGAGAAATGGGTATTATTTCTGCTTGTTTCGATTATGATGATGGTGGTTTACAAATGCCAATTTCTGCATTTCAGGCAGCAGTGTATATTATGGATGCAGCCAATAATCACTTACCTGGTTATCCTAGTTTAACATTAGGTGCTGCAGAATTAATTATAGAGTTTGGTTCGCAAGTTTTAAAGGATAAATATGTGCCAAATATGTTGGCTGGAGTTTGGGGTGGTACCATGTGTTTAACAGAACCGCAAGCAGGTAGTTCTTTATCTGATGTTGTTACTAAAGCCACACCAACTAATGATGGTTATTACAAAATAACAGGACAAAAAATATTTATTTCTGGAGGCGATTACAATGGTGCAGAAAATATTGTGCATTTAGTTTTGGCAAGAATTGAAGGCGCTCCTAAAGGCACTAAAGGAATCTCATTATTTGTAGTACCAAAAAACAGGTTAAAAGAAGATGGAACTTTAGAATATAATGATGTAATGACTGTAGCCGATTTTCAGAAAATGGGCCAAAAAGGATATTGCACTACGCATTTAGGTTTTGGAGATTCTGATGATTGTAGAGGTTGGTTAGTTGGTCAAGAACACAAAGGTTTAGCCCAAATGTTTTTAATGATGAATGGTGCTAGAATTGCAGTAGGTAGAGGTGCAGCAGCAATTGCAATGGCTGCATATAGAACTTCTTTACAATATGCGAATGAAAGACCACAAGGAAGAAAGTTATCTGCAGATGGTAAGAAAAACCCTACTGAAAAGCAAAGTCTTATTATAGAACATCCAGATGTTAGACGAATGTTATTGCTCCAAAAATCTATTGTAGAAGGTTCTTTAAGCTTAGTTTTATTGGCCTCTAAATATCAAGATATATTAACAACAGCCACTTCAAAAGAGGAAAAAGAAAAGTATCATTTATTGTTAGAAATGATTATTCCTATTGTAAAAACATATCCATCAGAAGCAGGTGCAGAATCTGTAGATAATGGCTTGCAAGTATTGGGAGGTTATGGTTTTTGTACCGATTTTACCCTGCAACAATATTATAGAGATATTCGAATTTCTGCTTTATATGAAGGTACAACAGGTATTCAATCTCAAGATTTATTAGGTAGAAAAGTGCCTATGCAAAATGGTAAAGGATTAGAATTATTATCTGCAGAAATAGTAAAAACTATTATTGCAGCAAGCAATGATGAAGATCTTAAAGTATATGCTAAAATTTTAGGCGATAAATTAGAACTCTCCCAAAAAATTCTTGGTCATTTAATGCCTTTTGCTATGAAAGGTAATTATGAACGTTATTTAGCAGATGCCAATTTATTTATGGAATATATGAGTATTGTTGTGTTAAGTTGGTTGTGGTTAGAAATGGCTGTTGATGCTAAAAAATCTTTAAGTAATAACGATAAAAAATACACAGAAACGTTTTATGAGAGTAAAATTCATACCATGAAATTTTACTTTAAATATGAGTTACCTAAAACCAATTCTTTAGCTGAATCATTAATGAATAATGAAGTTATAACAATTAAAAATGAAAAAGAATACATTATATAA
- a CDS encoding MerR family transcriptional regulator, protein MYIDLPEKRYYKIGEVASAFDVNTSLIRFWEKEFDIIKPKKNKKGNRLFTQDDIHNFKLIFNLVKERGFTLEGAKQQLKKNPESTFNKHEVISRLEAVKAELLKIKNSL, encoded by the coding sequence ATGTATATAGATTTACCCGAAAAAAGATATTATAAGATTGGCGAAGTTGCATCTGCTTTTGATGTAAACACCTCATTAATTCGGTTTTGGGAAAAGGAGTTTGATATCATCAAACCAAAGAAAAATAAAAAAGGAAATAGACTTTTTACGCAAGATGATATTCATAACTTTAAACTTATCTTTAATTTAGTTAAGGAAAGAGGCTTCACCTTAGAAGGGGCAAAACAGCAGCTTAAAAAGAACCCAGAAAGCACTTTCAATAAGCATGAGGTTATTAGCAGACTAGAAGCTGTAAAAGCAGAATTGCTAAAAATAAAGAACTCACTTTAA